In the Zingiber officinale cultivar Zhangliang chromosome 5A, Zo_v1.1, whole genome shotgun sequence genome, AATAGACCTAGCAGCTCCAAAACATTTGAACATATAAAGACGtccttttttttttcagaaagaaCAAAAAAAGAAGGAAAGCAATGAATGCTAGATTcagaaaaaatattaatatataacTTGCATCAAATATACCTTCTGGAGAAGCTGAGATACGGTTTACCCCTGAAATTGTTATGGTATATTTTCAGAAATTATGATAGCAAAGCATCATACAAAAGTTTGTTTCATATGTTATAATTAGTGTCGATTGAATCTTGTGGATTTTGTTTATTTTGCTGCTTGTAGTGATTGTTATTCTTTGTGTTTTGTTGTTTGCCATTTGTATAACCTTGGTTCAATAACTGATTACACAGAAGAGTCAGAAACAGATAGTGAAGAGTCTGACGTCAGTGGTTCTGATGGGGAAGACACCTCTTGGATTTCATGGTTCTGCAATCTAAGAGGGAATGAGTTTTTCTGTGAAGTTGATGATGAATACATTCAAGATGATTTCAACCTGTGTGGACTAAGCAGTCAAGTTCCTTATTATGATTATGCTCTTGATCTGATCTTGGATGTAGAGTCTTCCCACGGTAAGTGACTAAGGTGTTTATAGAATTTTGTGGCTGACTACTATTTGGCTATCTGAATCACCAATTAGTCAATACATTGTTAACGTTTCCTAGCTTTATGATCTTAACCGTATTTTATGTTCTTTACTAGCCCTTCATAACCTCTCTAGATCCTTTATCAAAAAGAAgggaaaaaatttccttttctaggTGAATTAAAATGCTGTTCTTTTTTATGATTGAGTTGCGTTGCTCTGATGATAATGTTTCCCTGTATGAGTGTTTTAAATATTCTCCtgctttatttgtttatttgtatttgttgtgCATGTTTTTTTTTTGGGTCAAGCAAGTTTGCATGACATGGTTTGTATACGCTACGGACAGAGTGTATGAAGCAAACTAGGTCATCAACAGTGTAAACAAGCTCAAGGAATATAATTACTCTTTGAAATTTCTGAAAGCTGAGAGAGTTATTGCTGTTTTCAGAGTAGCTATGCTCACACTTAGTGAATAAATGTTTGCTAACTTTTTGCCATGACTACTGAAATAAAGCATTCTATACAGTTTCAGTTTCTCAAATGCCATGTCAAACAACTGTTATATTTGGTATCCATAACATCTCTGCACATAGCATCGGATAGCATATTAATGTGTGTACTTGCAATAAGAGAATTACACCCTAAAACTAATATCACATCACTTCAATTTTTTATTCTTCCTATAACAGTATTATCATACTTTGCTATTCATTTCCTATGATTCTACAAtcctatccaaaaaaaaaaaatctgtgtaCGGGATATGTAACCAGAACCATTCAACAATTACTTAGTAAATTGTATTGCAAAGTAATATTCTACAGCTCTCTGTAAACCCACACAGATTGGGTCTTTGCCAATAATCTCTTCCTGGATTTCAATATAAACAGGAGACACTTTCACTGAAGAACAAAATGAGTTAGTTGAATCGGCAGCAGAGATGCTTTATGGTTTGATACATGTTCGATATATACTAACTAGTAAAGGGATGGCTGCTATGGTAAGACCTTAATTGTCTtagtaatttttaatttcataattGATTGGTCATGATATCGTTTGGTAACAATTTATCAATTTGTATAGCTAGAGAAATACAAGAACTATGATTTTGGAAGATGTCCTCGAGTTTACTGTTGTGGCCAACCTTGTCTTCCGGTCGGGCAATCAGATATTCCTCGATCAAGCACTGTGAAGATTTATTGTCCCAAATGCGAAGATATATACTATCCAAGATCAAAGTACCAAGGCAGTATCCTTTTTACCAACTAATTACTTATTCCACTAGTTATTGCAACGACTTCTACATGTAGTTTAGTATTTGAGAAACAAGTATTTATCCTGCCACAGCACCTTCAATTTGGTCTATGTATCTGTGTTCACTGACCTTGTTTAGATATCGATGGAGCTTACTTCGGGACAACATTCCCTCACCTGTTTCTGATGACATATGGGCACCTCAAGCCGCAGAAGCCATCACAGCGGTATGTTCCGAGGGTGTTTGGCTTTAAACTTCACAAACCATGACAGAAGTAAAGCTATCGCCGAACACAGGGAGGGATTTCAGAATGAAGCAAGCATAGACCATTCTTAATGACTGAAAAAATATCAGCTAAATTCTAGGGTTGTCTCATGTAGGCATCATGCTGAGATCTCACTAAAACTATTGAACTGTATTATCCTGTGATTGGttttttttccttatgatttAACTTGCGAGGTTTAGCCATTATATTGTAAAGCAGTATCTTGGCTCTATGAACACTGGCCATCCCCTAGTGTAATTTTGGAGATTTATGTTAAAAATCTAGAGGGTGTTTTTTGTTTGGTCATTAAGAGGGTGCTTAATTGAACTTTTGGCAGCTCGCCCGGCCATCATGGAGGCCTGGTGGAAGGTGACCACCCAAGAGCACCTGCTTCTATCCCCACAAGTCCACTGTCAATTTGTCCTTCCCTACGAATCCGAAGCACGCACATTAAGAGGCTGACCTTAACCTTCGTAATTGTTTTTACGGTATTTTATTGAATGGTGCATGTAAGTTTCAGATTTCTTATTTCATAATATCCAAATTAAGtagcgtgtatatatatatatatatatattcatattcTCTGAAGATCAGAGAATAATGAGTCAATTTTATCATAAATTGTTTaatagacttagaaaattttaaatcaaaattaatatatttcaattttttttttgagatattTATACCTTTAGATTTTAATTTGATAACGTGAATTgggaatattaaattaaatttcatattttaatttgatagttgatcctgtctgaaaatcaGGGAGGTGGATGTTGGAGACGTGGTGCTCCTGTTGACCTCCGAGGGATTTTGCTCTTGCTTGCAACACaagcaacgtcagtgccgagtcaGGGAAGGAATCCCGGTGATGGtcttccaacgctcaagtcagtctccggcgaagCAAGAAACAAGGGAAACTGTAGCGCAACTGTagagatcatgagaaaattatacCTCCGTCGATGCCTAGACCCCCTTTTATATAGGGTTCCTGTAGCGTGCGCGCATGCTTATTAAAGCGGGTGCATTGTCCCAAACCTTCCGTGAATAGTCATGTCAGTAAAATGTCTCTGCCACAGTACCTTATCCGaggttggaaggtgcctccaataggttggaaggcgccttcaacgaggcaccaaaggataaagttttatccttttgcAACGGTAATatcagcctggtcgaaggcgcctttcacagtgaaggtgcggaggcgccttggatgcacatttaactccctttgaaggcacctccagcagtaTTTCCAgccttctttttgctcttctactgctccgatcgcctgggtgatcgcGGCCATCCgggaaagggctcacccgaactcattttccgtcattctcctcgagtaggcttccgctctagcttctcgtccctcagaacgtcgctcacgtccttctcgtccatcagtgtactcttccgcagcacatcgtccctcggatgcaccgaacccgttggttcccttcccatgccatccttctcactagacttcttgtgttcataagctcctgcacacttaaacacaaggatcaaacacaacaggacctaacttaacctggttgatcacatcaaaactaccacgagttttcaacaatctcccctttttgatgtgcatcaatctaAGTATAAGTTAAGGTAAAAACAATCCAATAAAAGTATTGTAAAGAAATTGCAATAATAATATTTTAGGAACATTAAGTATAATgttgcaaaattcaaaattcacaaaattaaaaaaaaaatctcccccAAAACTTGTAtctattcctccccctttgatcacataaaaaaaatagaaaaataatataagaagttagaaaattaattttaggGGTACTTAAAAACATTCCATAAAGTCATACTTTGTATTTGACAAGAAAgaattttaaacaaaatattttgtcaattCTAAAAATATGACTAatccttaaaaaattttaaaacttgttaaATGACTATGATAGTAAAtagtttaacagttagtcaattaaacattaaattcaataattgactttcaagctgtggcgaggcattagaccttcttggatattggaataataaccactttcttagacaaagccttttaaagcaATTAATATTGAATTTCCTTTCTAAAATTTtgaccatgttaaaaaaaatttagtttaagcatgactttggaacccaatataggttcctatctactggattaatcagaaatttttgAGGTATATAACTTCTAGGGatctttctaatttgacccttatgaaatCATAAATACCAGTTTAGCCtaccataatttttaatttttaatttttgacagTTACTTAATTTCAAACATGCATGGTCTTTTTCCAAAGTTTCGATTtacatttttaatttatcattttctagttttaaactatctaattgtctttttaaatcaatgttatcttttttttttttttttaaattttaccaaatccttggaaagaatcttaatgaaattaaatggctgcttgggagatagtccacgtacctcacttacctcatgttctgatgctcccccttcattgtagTTTTCTTCTGATGATTCTTCCCTTTCATTGATACTCATTTCTAAGCTGCTTTTATCTTCTTTTTGATGATCGGCCAGTAGGGCTAGTCCGGAGAAGGTCTCGATctcagactcagaggatgatgattcatctcaTATGGCCTTCAAGTTCTTGTGATTTGGTTTGTTGCCTTTGTCTTTGtctttcttctttagtttagggcattcaTCTTTGATATGCCCTTCCCCTTGGTAGTTGTaacattggacctttcttttaCTCCGAAAGTGTTTCTTTGcctatgacttattaaatttattagatttaatgtaTTTACTAAATTTTCGTACCATTAGAGTTGCTTCATCTCCATCAATTGACTCTTTAAAGTCTGGATCGTCCGTTCTTGCCTTTAGGGAAATGTTCTGACTCGGTCTTTTTCTTTGTCCTACACATcgagattcatgtaattcaaaagtggagaaaagattttctaaagtactcacctcaagatctttggagatatagtaggagtctactatagatgtccattccgGTGTTCTGGGGAACGCATTTAAAGTATACCTTAGCGTGCCCTGATTGGTTATCGTTTCTCTGAGGTTTGTTAGGCTAGTGATTATCTCCttgattcttttatatagttgAGCAACCGATTTGCCTTCTTCCATTCGGAGATTGCTGATTTGGTTTCGAAGTAGATCCTGTTTTacgagtttggcttcggacgtaccttcgtgtagttccaggaacaTCTCCTAAAGTTCCTTTACTGATTCATAGGCgccgattctgttgacttcttacGGAGATAGCACACTCAGTAGATGGAATTCGGCTCGTCCATTTGCCACAAAATCTGTTTGCTCCTTTTTAGTCCACTGATATTCCTCTTTGTCTTCCGGTGCTACAaatctatattttaatattaacaataaatcaaaattagttttaaaaaaatacctccatgcatttCTTCCAAGACGTAATTTGTTCCTCTAATTTTGGACGGTAGATTGTTGGTCCAACCATTGTTTTGGTGCTTCAGTCGGCAATTAGTCATTCTGAGgatgttgggctctgataccacttgttggcacagcggggtcggcaagagggAGAGAATCACCtatcaaaataaaacaaacacctttcccgttctttcaactctaattaaaagtaactataataataaatgaaaataacaacttaaaagatgagacacaagatttacttggttacaacctaggtggttattaatccaagaccaatgaaagcactaaaagaaaatctccttcgttgaaggtggagaagcctcttacactcgttgaaagcttagaaagttgctaggaaattaAAACTAGAGTTGATTAGTAtttcctaagtctagaggtctttttatagcccttgggaaACTTTATCCAAGGcaggaaggcacctccaataggcTGGAAAGCGACTCCAGCAAGGCcccaaaggataaagttttatcctttggcaatgACAATATCAGcctggtcgaaggtgccttccataaggcTGGAAGGAACCtttgtactgttcatcgaaggtgcctttcagccatgaaaggcgccttccacagtgaaggtgtGGAGGCGCGCGAAGGtgccttggaggtgccttcaactccctttgaaggtgcctccaacaataTTTCTAgccttctttttgctcttctgcttctctgatcgcctgggtgatGGCAGCCATCCgagatagggctcacccgaattcatttttcgaccttcttctctagcaggcttccgctccagcttctcgtccctcagaacgtcgtgcatgttcttctcgttcaccggtgtactcttcagcagcacctcgttcctcgaatgcaccgagctcgtcggctcccttcccgtgccatccttctcgctaactaggtcttccgctcaacttcttgtgttactaagctcctgtacacttagacataaggatcgaACACAATAGGACttaacttaacctggttgatcacatcaaaacttctaCGGGgttcctgttggagcaatctaggtgccctaagttttgatgtttgggcaaaggtttaagttaggtttattgttgtatttgatatgcattgtgagtgtgcaggatacaggtacaacaaggaaagtccaagggtaagtcttggcggtgtaagtccaagcatgtagtcttggcaacgtaagtccaagtgtgatcttggcaaaggaggaaagtccaaggatgagtcttggcggtgtaagtccaagcatgtagtcttggcaacgtaagttcaagtgtgacttggcaatggatgaagtcccggaggcgcgatctcttggcaaaggaagacccgacaacaatgacaaggtcgatggaagctccagaaggcaagacgtgaaggatggggaggcatccgagggacgcaaggctgatggaggaggctagaaggctaggtctaggttggtcgggcgagaacgagtgttgagtgaatgtactcgaggtaaaatcctagaattagggtttactgtagcagtactgtagcagtcgactggtgcactgtagatagccgttgggctgacaccagtcgactggtgcaaggaccagtcgactggtaacgggcaaatcagcttactgatttgttccaagctctataagaaggagcttgggatggccggccaaggtgacgaaattagacttggttaaagcctaattagtagtcaccaaagtgctcaaggatctcttgtgtccaagtgatcttggttggagttgtggtgaggtttctccacccacaaggaggttgagctagccggagtttaccggggactaatccaccgacggattgagggatcgtccaccttacggacacgccgtggagtaggagcaagttatctcccaaccacgtaaacaccttgtgttagggtttgtgtttggtttgttgtcttcttctttcttgttttaggttaactttcgtatttgttagtttgtttttgtattccgctgtgcactaacattataggaagtaaagttttgggtgagacgctattcaccccccctctagcggacgtcaaggtcctaacaagtggtatcagagcgaggtcgctcttctacggactaaccgccaagagagcaagaagctagaggaagaagaagatggagtccgaaggaccgttcggatgggatatccgaattccacctccgtatgacaaagaagacttcaattattggaggaagcggttggagacatggttccaaatggattggaatcaatgggttgtcttgagtgacccatttgaagctcctacggacaagaagggtaaacacctccgacctcggcattggaccgaagagcaacgagagcaatcggaagcggacaaggaggtaacgagaattttgcataatttactaccttctaatatcattgtgagtgtaggtgaatgcacaagtgcatgtgatctttggaaaaagatcattgcctatcatgaaaacCCGTCATaattccaaggagtagaggagtccaaggagaagggttcattggtccaagaagagaatgaccaatccgatgttaacataaggtcaacatccgaggaggagaaggaagatgaggaggtatcatccacatcttcaagggaggaagaagtggaatcatcgacatcttcaagtgaagaggaagaagagcaatccaaggaagaggagatcttggaagctcaaccctccacctcaactaccaagaagagcacaaaggaccacatcaaatgctttgagtgtggtaagatggggcactacaagagtaggtgtccttcactcaagaaggtaaaggaggtaaaccctaaactcactaaagttaatttagaaactaatgtgagttgtaggaagaagaagaaggaggagaagaagcacattaggtgctttacatgtggtgagtggggtcactaccacacaaagtgcccaaggagaagagagttcaagaaattggtgcacttgaagaagtgggagaagaagagagcttcaagggtaagggaggtaaaccctaacttgaatgctagttcaaatttaaatcgttataatgctatttatcatgaaaatagaatgcatgataaatctaaggataaatatatccctcctcatgctagatttatcacacctaaggctaggaaggtaaataataatttaggcaataactctaaggattatagatatatgcctagatatagaaatactcataggggtcaagaaaaatccaagtctatggattcaatgacggaaaaccaagtcttgaggtcaagacttgataatttagaaagaaccctagcaagaatggaaaatattcttaggggacaaaatgagcataacctaggaaaaactagacaagagccatccaatggctatataggtttgggatacaaacctaaagccaagaaggatgtgacttcctttcatagggttccatatagttatgggaccaaccctaggtttagtggtcaagctaaaagtacaagggaagttgtccctaagagtacttttgcaaagaccaatgtgactaagacttctaagaagtctaataatgtcacaaagaaggtcacaaaggaggtcatccctagagttgacttagtaaaggtgactaaggctccaaaaaggctaaacaaagtcacaaataaggttacaaggggagttagctctagaagtgacctagtggaagtgaccaaggtttctaagaagcctagaaagatccttaggaaggtatctatggaagtcatccctagtgagtacctagagcatccaaggagcaccaataggttttgggttcctaggagcatattctctacaccctagataggttagagagtgtcaactccaattggaaaggtagttaacccaacctttgtaaagttgacacttgagagcattttcaaggttattgttaacctttgaaaagaaaaggttattgggttactctttgaaagagtaatatatgtgtcaaaatttgaggagttaaatataatttaaattgacacactagagagaagcaaaagtaatgccaaatttggaattcgacattttcttatggaattaagggaaatgcaaaccttaatccaaattgtcactcttggaaagagtaacatgtgccaaatcttaaggaattatgtttgaattaaattggcacaatgtggaaaaacataagaaataccaaattgggggtttggtatcttcttagggtaattaaaggaaaatctaggtcctaatgtaagatgtttactctttggaagagtaaaatgtgtcaaactttgaggttttgaacttaatttaaattgacacatttagaaaaggataagaaatgccaagttggagttttgacattttcttagaaggtcaaaggcgaatctaagttttaatttgatttcatttactcttgaaaagagtaaaatgtgtcatactttgaggaatttgtttaacttaaaatggcacaaatttagaaagaaattaaagaaatgtcaagttggggtttgacattttcttgataaaattaggcaatctagggttaaattttgagttagctagggttaagaatacttagataggtaatctaggtaaattttatttatgctaacttgccatgattgtttgcccatcatatgtcatgacatcatatttagcattcacattttattatgaaaaatacaaaaataccatgtcatgtcatacatacatcatgtagctataacatgctttgcttttgaaaattacttattttgatgtatgtcattaatcatcatACAGTATGCCAATTTCCTTgtgattaaggacaaaaggcatttattatgtatggaagtgttccaacaagagggatcatatcaagtgacatcctagatggatgatcatgatttttacaatgcctagatagagatgcatgatcccttagtttagggcaagaccaaatatacatctcacaaagaactataaggtgacttgtatttgttttaatacacgttagatacaagtgagatgttaagatggtgaacaaaactcaagatgttgatctagtgcatcttgttgagttttaggttcatcaaaacacatagttatgtgtcttccaatcattgggaaagctaatgtacaagtcatgtgcattgagcccaaagaacgtggttggatattggttttgaaaatgatttcaaaatacttttgaaaaacctttgtgaagactatcttttgatagtaatcatcattgaaaagttagacacaaattaggagaaaacattgaagttttcaagagttttcaaatttgtgtcaatctttgaaaatagaaagtattttcatagaaaactatttttccctgataaagtataccctaaataatgtctacatgagttttcatgatgaaaacaagtatgaattggttaagaaaaactagagtgaagtttcggttgaagtTTCGTTTCATTATTGaactttgaacctcaaaacttcgagttttggttttcctaattatttaagaaccccaagtcattgttggtgcaataatagaagtttgaccatatttttagaggGAGTTActatttgaaaacataaaaatcttttccaagaccaaaaggaggtcaagtgttaaggtagcacatgacattggtaggagaggtgttaccaaggacaagggagagtcatccaaggtcaataagaaggaatatgctagggtagcatataattatagcaaggatgaggtgtccaagattaaggacaagaagaaattaatcaaagacaaggtgtctaaggttaagaatgtGAGTTTAGTagtccaagtgtcacccgaggtgcatcgaagtggcctagccatagtggatgagtcaccaagggaggtgactaaggttaagattcctaaggataggaagagcttttgggacccatgatatatgggttatcaaatgtgccaagtggttaggagacagacttaagtctctaacctagtgggttggcacaattgggatgtgtttcatgcatgaaaatatgacattaggggtcatattgcataaaaattagttttttatgtatagatgtcatataaacccatgctagggaagtattgtgatttagtatgggcagatacatcaagaggaagccaaaactaggactttatgtcaatgttcaattgaactatttagctagttttgaattttgtgtcaatcttgggatctgtgataaatatatttatatatatatttttcccaagtagacaatgatacaatagacctctccacaaaatttggggatttttggaggtctagggaatttctggtgcatttctgaagttggcctgaaaaggctgatttttacagaaatagggtgccagtcgactggtgcagataccagtcgactggtaacagtgtttttgagcacagaatatctctgtaagctcattttttcgataccagtcgactggtgatgataccagtcgactggtaacagtagatttcgaccacagaatgcttctgtaaggttttgtcgaagggggcagtcgactggtacctagttcagtcgcctgataccagcctaaaaatgtttttcaacgttgttcttgaccgtgtcaactcgtttaaatgtatgagatccatgggggataaatacatgagtttagggtcaatttagatattgttggagctctttttgatatatggcaaagggggagaagtctaggtttaagtgggaaacctatacacctttgcaagaaatcctaactcgagggagagcttaggtgaagggggagcgagtgtttaggcaaagggagagaagtttacctttgtaggaaatcctagctcaaggggaagcttaggtgaagggggagcctagagatttaggttccattatttatgcatgagttgatttgcatatttatttgcatatgtattgcatttatgtttccctaacttaaacaggttgccaaacatcaaaaagggggagattgttggagcaatctaggtgccctaagttttgatgtttgggcaaaggtttaagttaggtttattgttgtatttgatatgcattgtgagtgtgcaggatacaggtacaacaaggaaagtccaagggtgagtcttggcggtgtaagtccaagcatgtagtcttggcaacgtaagtccaagtgtgatcttggcaaaggaggaaagtccaaggatgagtcttggcggtgtaagtccaagcatgtagtcttggcaacgtaagtccaagtgtgacttggcaatggatgaagtcccagaggcgcgatctcttggcaaaggaagacccgacaacaatgacaaggtcgatggaagctccagaaggcaagacgtgaaggatggggaggcatccgagggacgcaaggctgatggaggaggctagaaggctaggtctaggttggtcgggcgagaacgagtgttgagtgaatgtactcgaggtaaaatcctagaattagggtttactgtagcgttactgtagcagcactgtagcatcgactggtgcactgtagatagccgttgagagagccgttgggctgacaccagctggtaacgggcaaatca is a window encoding:
- the LOC121980755 gene encoding putative casein kinase II subunit beta-4, which encodes MYRAGNGSKLENGPLDRKRINDVLDKHLEKASPSTSRGLIGKDKDRLTVPPSASMKQPEHRSLSKNKASDEESETDSEESDVSGSDGEDTSWISWFCNLRGNEFFCEVDDEYIQDDFNLCGLSSQVPYYDYALDLILDVESSHGDTFTEEQNELVESAAEMLYGLIHVRYILTSKGMAAMLEKYKNYDFGRCPRVYCCGQPCLPVGQSDIPRSSTVKIYCPKCEDIYYPRSKYQGNIDGAYFGTTFPHLFLMTYGHLKPQKPSQRYVPRVFGFKLHKP